A genomic segment from Ochotona princeps isolate mOchPri1 chromosome 11, mOchPri1.hap1, whole genome shotgun sequence encodes:
- the SLC20A2 gene encoding sodium-dependent phosphate transporter 2, with translation MAAEEYLWMVILGFIIAFILAFSVGANDVANSFGTAVGSGVVTLRQACILASIFETTGSVLLGAKVGETIRKGIIDVNLYNDTVETLMAGEVSAMVGSAVWQLIASFLRLPISGTHCIVGATIGFSLVAIGTKGVQWMELVKIVASWFISPLLSGFMSGLLFVLIRMFILKKEDPVPNGLRALPVFYAATIAINVFSIMYTGAPVLGLLLPLWAIVLISTGVALLFAVFVWLFVCPWMRRKIAGKLQKEGAMSPTSEESLGKVQEAESPVFKELPGTRAGDDSTVPLTGPAGEPAATTSEGPPATNHPRAPYGRALSMTHGTAKSPVSNGTFGFDGPARSDGHVYHTVHKDSGLYKDLLHKIHIDRGPEEKPAPENTYRLLRRNNSYTCYTAAICGLPVHTTFKAADAAAPEDSEKLVGDTVAYSKKRLRYDSYSSYCNAVAEAEIEAEEGGVEMKLASELTEPDQPREDPAEEEKEEKDTAEVHLLFHFLQVLTACFGSFAHGGNDVSNAIGPLVALWLIYEKNGVMQEAATPVWLLFYGGIGICTGLWVWGRRVIQTMGKDLTPITPSSGFTIELASAFTVVIASNIGLPVSTTHCKVGSVVAVGWIRSRKAVDWRLFRNIFVAWFVTVPVAGLFSAAIMAILLYGVLPYV, from the exons ATGGCTGCAGAGGAGTACCTGTGGATGGTCATTTTGGGCTTCATCATAGCCTTCATCTTGGCCTTCTCTGTCGGCGCCAACGACGTCGCCAACTCATTTGGCACGGCCGTGGGGTCTGGCGTGGTGACCTTGAGACAGGCCTGCATCTTGGCTTCAATATTTGAAACCACCGGCTCCGTGCTGCTGGGGGCCAAGGTAGGAGAGACCATCCGCAAAGGTATCATTGATGTGAACCTGTACAACGACACGGTGGAGACGCTGATGGCAGGCGAGGTCAGCGCCATGGTCG GTTCAGCAGTGTGGCAGCTCATCGCGTCTTTCCTGAGATTGCCCATCTCGGGCACACACTGCATTGTGGGCGCCACCATAGGCTTCTCCCTGGTCGCCATTGGCACCAAAGGCGTGCAGTGGATGGAGCTCGTCAAAATCG TTGCTTCTTGGTTTATATCTCCACTCTTGTCTGGTTTCATGTCTGGCCTGCTGTTTGTACTCATCAGAATGTTTATCCTAAAAAAG GAGGACCCTGTTCCCAATGGCCTGCGGGCACTGCCGGTCTTCTATGCGGCAACCATAGCCATAAACGTGTTCTCCATCATGTACACGGGAGCTCCAG TGCTCGGCCTGCTCCTGCCCCTGTGGGCCATCGTGCTTATTTCAACTGGTGTTGCGCTGCTCTTTGCCGTCTTTGTGTGGCTCTTTGTGTGTCCGTGGATGCGGAGAAAAATTGCAG GCAAGTTACAAAAAGAAGGTGCTATGTCGCCAACGTCTGAGGAAAGCCTGGGGAAAGTTCAGGAGGCCGAGTCCCCCGTGTTCAAGGAGCTCCCCGGCACCAGGGCCGGCGACGACAGTACTGTCCCTCTGACCGGGCCAGCTGGGGAGCCTGCAGCCACCACCTCTGAGGGCCCTCCGGCCACAAACCACCCACGGGCTCCCTACG GAAGGGCACTTTCCATGACTCATGGCACTGCCAAATCGCCCGTGTCAAATGGCACATTCGGCTTCGATGGCCCTGCTCGGAGCGATGGCCATGTGTACCACACCGTGCACAAGGACTCGGGGCTCTACAAAGACTTACTGCACAAGATCCACATTGACAGGGGTCCAGAGGAGAAGCCCGCCCCAGAGAACACCTACCGGCTGCTGCGCCGCAACAACAGCTACACCTGCTACACGGCCGCCATCTGCGGGCTGCCCGTGCATACCACCTTCAAGGCAGCCGACGCAGCCGCACCCGAAGACAGCGAGAAGCTGGTGGGTGACACTGTGGCTTACTCCAAGAAACGGCTGCGCTACGACAGCTACTCGAGCTACTGCAATGCGGTGGCCGAAGCCGAAATTGAGGCTGAAGAGGGCGGTGTGGAAATGAAGCTGGCGTCGGAGCTCACGGAGCCTGACCAGCCGCGAGAGGACCCTgctgaggaagaaaaggaggagaaggaCACGGCCGAGGTCCACCTGCTCTTCCACTTCCTGCAGGTCCTCACCGCCTGCTTTGGCTCCTTCGCCCATGGTGGCAACGATGTGAG cAATGCCATTGGGCCCCTGGTGGCTTTGTGGCTGATCTACGAAAAGAACGGAGTGATGCAAGAGGCTGCCACTCCCGTCTGGCTGCTGTTTTACGGGGGCATCGGCATTTGTACAGGCCTCTGGGTCTGGGGCAGAAGAGTCATCCAGACCATGGGGAAGGACCTCACACCCATCACGCCTTCCAG tgGCTTCACCATTGAGCTGGCCTCAGCCTTCACCGTGGTCATCGCCTCCAACATTGGACTTCCTGTCAGCACCACACACTGCAAG